The genomic DNA TTATAGAAAATATGATTAAGCCAAATGCGAAGATGATTGACAAGGAAGGGAAGTTTCCTCGAGAAAATCTAGTAGCGCTTGCGAAAGAAGGATGGAATTCTGTCACTCTTCCTGAAAAATGGGGAGGTTTAGATTTAGGATATTTAGGTTTTTCAATTGCTGCTGAAGAAATCGGGAAGGTAGATGCATCAACAGCTTTAGTTTATGCGATGCATATTGGTGCAACACAAGTAGTAAATCTTTATGGAAATGATGATCAGAAAGAAAGGTGGCTGTTGCCGATTCGGGAAGGATCGATTGGAACTTTTTCAATTAGTGAAAAAGCAACAAGGGGTCACGTCTGGTTTAATTTAAGTCAAGCTGAAAGGGCGGAACAGGATTATATTATTAATGCTGAAAAATCTTTTACAACTAGTGGGGGTCAAGCGGATTTTTATATTTTACAAACTAGAACGCCCGAAACAACAGATCCTAGTCGGGTTAGTTACTTCATTGTAGATGGTCATAGTAAGGGGATTTCAGTAAAACCATGGAAGGCTTTAGGTGTACGGGGGAATCATAGTGGTCCAATTTCGTATCGCAATGTCAAAGTAGAACGGCGTGATTTAATTGGCAATGAGAAATTAGGAAATGAAATTATGGATGAGGGAATTAATCCTATCTATTTAGTCGGCTTGGCATCAGCATGGCTTGGTGTCGCACAAGGTGCGTTAAATGCGGCTGTTGAACATGTAACGAAAGCTGTGAATAAAGGTTTCAATAAAAATCTTGCCGACTATCAAGTCATTCGTCAAAAACTAGCAGAAGTTAAAATGCAAATCTCGGCATTAAAGGCCTGGCAGTTAGATTTAGCAAGGCATCACGATGAATTACTAGCAGAAGGGAAATCTC from Bacillus aquiflavi includes the following:
- a CDS encoding acyl-CoA dehydrogenase family protein — encoded protein: MNSVVTEKNIFSRSYVEKIRTSIAPIIENMIKPNAKMIDKEGKFPRENLVALAKEGWNSVTLPEKWGGLDLGYLGFSIAAEEIGKVDASTALVYAMHIGATQVVNLYGNDDQKERWLLPIREGSIGTFSISEKATRGHVWFNLSQAERAEQDYIINAEKSFTTSGGQADFYILQTRTPETTDPSRVSYFIVDGHSKGISVKPWKALGVRGNHSGPISYRNVKVERRDLIGNEKLGNEIMDEGINPIYLVGLASAWLGVAQGALNAAVEHVTKAVNKGFNKNLADYQVIRQKLAEVKMQISALKAWQLDLARHHDELLAEGKSLSELAIEVIEFKVQTSELADFAARIAMDVAGGYGYQEGIFERLYRDARAGIPMAPSNNIARDQVGKDLVGLPLELWNEGNNGS